A region of Paenibacillus thiaminolyticus DNA encodes the following proteins:
- the pepF gene encoding oligoendopeptidase F, with protein sequence MQQLMKRSEVPQEHRWKLQDLFGSRAEWDKEYELVLQLVEKMKQYHGKLNEAAALKACFELEDDISLHTERLYVYANMSHHEDTADPVYQALSEKAKQLSVKVSEALSFITPEVLSLSDEELDRLIADPSLSAYRFTLVEMKRQKAHVLSKGEEALLAQVGNMSKAPETIYSMLNNADMKFPKIKNEKGEEVELTHGRYVQFLESRNSDVRRAAFEGVYSTYRKQRNTIAATLSANVTKNLFYARARKYPSALEMYLFGDNIPKEVYTNLINTIHKHLPLMHRYMKLRKQLLQVDELHMYDLFAPVVEEFDMDITFDEAKKIVKESLKPLGENYLAALQEGFDSSWIDVYENEGKRTGAYSWGAYGTHPYVLLNHKDNLNSMFTLTHEMGHALHSYYSDNNLPYRDAQYTIFLAEVASTLNEALLMDYMLKKTNDKKEKMYLLAYYIDQFRTTVFRQTMFAEFELLIHEHAEKGEALTPQLLCEIYYDLNKKYYGDDMVVDQDIEMEWARIPHFYTSFYVYKYATGFSAAQSFAKQILDEGQPAVDRYLGFLKSGGSDYSINILQKAGVDMSAPTPIEEGMSLLESLIEEMEKMAAEK encoded by the coding sequence ATGCAGCAATTAATGAAACGCTCGGAAGTTCCGCAGGAACACCGCTGGAAGCTGCAAGACCTGTTCGGCTCCCGGGCTGAATGGGATAAAGAATATGAACTTGTGCTTCAATTGGTCGAGAAAATGAAGCAGTACCACGGCAAGCTGAATGAAGCCGCCGCGCTCAAGGCATGCTTTGAGCTGGAAGACGATATTTCCCTACATACAGAACGTTTATATGTGTACGCCAACATGAGCCATCACGAGGATACCGCCGATCCGGTCTATCAGGCGCTGTCCGAAAAAGCGAAGCAGCTGTCCGTGAAGGTCAGTGAAGCGCTCTCCTTCATTACGCCGGAGGTTCTGTCCTTGTCCGACGAGGAGTTGGATCGCTTGATTGCCGATCCTTCCCTGTCCGCATATCGCTTCACGCTCGTCGAGATGAAGCGCCAGAAGGCCCACGTGCTGAGTAAAGGCGAAGAAGCGCTGCTCGCACAGGTCGGCAATATGTCGAAGGCGCCGGAGACGATTTACAGCATGCTGAACAATGCGGACATGAAATTTCCGAAAATCAAAAACGAAAAGGGCGAGGAAGTGGAGTTGACGCATGGCCGTTACGTCCAATTCCTGGAGAGCCGCAACAGTGACGTGCGCCGGGCTGCTTTTGAAGGCGTCTACTCTACATACCGCAAGCAGCGTAACACGATTGCAGCGACGCTAAGCGCCAACGTAACCAAAAACTTGTTCTACGCACGGGCGCGCAAATATCCGTCCGCCCTGGAAATGTACCTGTTCGGTGACAATATTCCGAAAGAGGTATACACCAATCTGATCAATACGATTCATAAGCATTTACCGCTCATGCACCGTTACATGAAGCTGCGCAAGCAGCTGCTTCAGGTCGACGAGCTTCATATGTACGATCTGTTCGCGCCGGTGGTCGAAGAGTTCGACATGGACATTACGTTCGACGAAGCAAAGAAGATTGTCAAGGAGAGCTTGAAGCCGCTCGGCGAGAATTATCTGGCCGCGCTTCAGGAAGGCTTCGACAGCAGCTGGATCGACGTGTACGAGAACGAGGGCAAGCGTACCGGCGCATACAGCTGGGGCGCTTACGGCACCCACCCGTACGTGCTTTTGAATCATAAAGACAATCTGAACAGCATGTTCACGCTGACCCATGAGATGGGCCACGCGCTGCATTCGTATTACTCGGACAACAATCTGCCTTACCGCGACGCGCAGTACACGATCTTCCTTGCGGAAGTGGCATCGACGCTGAACGAGGCGCTGCTAATGGACTACATGCTGAAGAAGACGAACGACAAGAAAGAAAAAATGTATCTGCTCGCCTACTATATCGATCAATTCCGCACGACGGTGTTCCGTCAGACGATGTTCGCCGAGTTCGAATTGCTTATCCACGAGCATGCCGAGAAGGGCGAGGCGCTGACCCCGCAGCTCCTGTGCGAAATCTACTATGATCTTAACAAAAAGTATTATGGTGACGATATGGTTGTCGATCAAGACATCGAGATGGAATGGGCTCGCATTCCGCATTTCTATACGAGCTTCTATGTGTACAAATACGCAACCGGCTTCTCGGCGGCGCAAAGCTTCGCGAAGCAGATTCTCGATGAAGGCCAGCCGGCGGTTGACCGCTACCTCGGCTTCCTGAAGAGCGGCGGAAGCGATTATTCGATCAACATTCTCCAAAAAGCCGGTGTCGACATGTCCGCGCCTACGCCAATCGAGGAAGGCATGAGCCTGCTGGAATCGCTGATTGAAGAAATGGAAAAGATGGCTGCGGAAAAATGA